TGCTTTTATCGCATTTTTCATTTTAGGAAGCGGATCTGGTGGAAACGTTGATTTCTCAGCATTTATTAACACACTAGAAAAAAATGCAACGATTTCTATCGTTACACTGATTCCTATTTTATTACTGTTCCTATTCGCATTTAAAAAGGTACCCGCAGTTCCAACATTACTTGCAGGAATTGTGGTAGGGATTATTATTCTCTTTATTTTTAAACCTAGCACTTCTTTAGCTGATTTAATAAAAATTATGCAAGACGGTTACGTTTCTAAAACTGGTATCCAAGACATTGACAGCTTATTATCTCGCGGTGGCCTGCAAAGTATGATGATGTCAATTGCTCTTATTTTCCTAGCTCTTTGTATGGGAGGATTATTACAAGGAATGGGTATTATAGCGCAGCTGATGAATATTATCTCTAGCTTCGTAAAAACTAGTACACGCTTAATTATTTCTACTGCTTCAACTGCAATTGGTGTAAACTTCTTACTTGGTGAGCAATACTTATCTATCGTTTTAACAGGACAAGCATTCGCTAATAAATACGATGAAGTCGGTTTAGAACGTCGTAATTTATCACGAGTATTAGAAGATGCTGGTACAGTAATTAATCCACTCGTACCATGGGGTGTCAGTGGCGTATTCTTAACAAACGTTCTTAGCGTTCCAACATTCGATTACTTGCCATACGCAATCTTCTGTTTAGCTTGTCCAGTCGTAACCATTATCGTCGGTTTTACTGGATTCGGTCTTTCATGGAAAAAAGAAAAAGCAGTACCAGTTTCATAATATAACAAAAAGGATTACCAAATCGGTAATCCTTTTTATATTTCTCGACTATCTATTCGCTTTCTTTCTTCTAAATAACATAAGTAATCCCGCTCCAACAAACGCAAGACCAGCTCCAATTGTAGAAGCAATACTTGCACCTGTTTTCGGTAAATCACGTTCATCTTTTTCAGCTTCTTTATTTTCACTTACAGTTGTTGTTTCTTTTGTATTTTGATCATCTGTTGTAGTTTGTCCAGATCCAGTATTGTTTCCATCTTGCTTTGGTTCATTACCATTATTACCTTCTTCTGTTGGTGGTGTTGGGTTTTCTCCATTACCTGTTGGCGGTGTCGTTTGGTTTTCTCCACCACCTGTTGGCGGTGTTGTTTGGTTTTCTCCACCACCTGTTGGCGGTGTTGTTGGATTTCCTTCACCAGTTTCTTTATCATCATTCTTCTTCGTTATATCAATTACATATTTAGCAAATTCATTTTCAGATGGTCCAACATATGATATCTTCCCATCTTTCTTTATATAATTTTGTGCATTTGGTGAAGAATCAAATGTTGTAATTAACTTATCTGCAACAATCGGTTTAAATGTCCAATTTTTATCTGCTGTCGGATTAATAACCGGTGTTTCTTGCATATATTTCACTATGATTTGACGTGTTTCATCTTGTGATTGGTAAATAACTTCTCCTTCACTTACACCAGGGAACGTTTTACTGCTACCGCGATAATTATTTGTAGCAACGATGAACTCTTGATTGTCAGCTACTGGCTTACCTTCATATGTCATATTTACAATACGATTCGCATTTGCATTTACAACTTTTCCATCTTTATCGTATTTCGCCGGTTGTGTTACATCAATTTCGTATTTTAAGCCATCTAAAATATCGAAGTTATATGTAGGATAGCCTATATTTACTAACGGCTGTTCTTCTGTTTTCGTTGGATCAATTTGATTAAACTGACCTGCAGACATTTCAAGCCATTCTTTCACTTGTGCCCCATTTACTTTTACAGCATATAACGTATTTGGATACACGTATAAATCTGCAACGTTTTTAATTGCTAACGTTCCAGCTGGAATATCCGTATAATATGTAGCACCGTTTCGGCCACCTGCTTTAAATGGTGCACCTGCAGATAAAACCGGAATATCTTTAATCTTTTCGTACTCTGGTTTTTTAAGTTCTTGTTCTACATACCATTTTTGCGCATTTGTCACAATTTGTACGGAAGGATCATCTTGTACTAATGAAAAATAACTATTAATTGGTGCTTTCGTTTCACCTACAGGTGTATTTACATAGTCGATTGTCGCTTGATGCTCATCTTTAATTTCATTAACTAATTTTTGATCAGATTCTACTAATGGGGTACCTTTACTATTAGCAATCGGACGAAGTTGCGGCTTAGATTGATCTTTTTGTACTTCCCATTTTCCGTTTACCTTTTTCAATTGCATATCAATAATACCTAAGTTACTACCAAAAACACCAGGCATTACAACCGGAACACCATTAAATACGTCCTTCACTTCAGTATGTGAATGTCCCATTAATACTGCATCTACGCCAGGAACTTGTGTTGCTAAATGATATGATGCATTTTCCATTTTATTCGCTTCTTTATATTCGCTCTTATCGACCCCTGAATGAGCCAATGCAACGATAATATCTGCACCCTCATCTTGCATTTTCTTCACCATTATTCTTGCTGTTGCGACGATGTCTTTCGCTTTTACTTTTCCTTCTAAGTTCGCTTTATCCCAGTTCATGATTTGTGGTGGAACAAATCCCATTACACCAATTTTCACTATTTGTTTTTGGCCTGCTTCATCCACTACTTCTTTCTTTAAAATATGATATGGTTTAAAATAATTTTCATCGTTCTCTTCCTTATCATCATGGTCAACTTTATAGACATTCGAGTTAATAACCGGGAAATCCGTTTTTTCAATCACTTTGTTTAAATAATCTAAACCGTAGTTAAATTCATGATTCCCAAGAGAGATGACGTCATACTTCATTAAATTTCATTACACGATATAATGGATGTGTATAACTAGGATCCACACGATTCTTCGGATCTTTTATTTTATTCGCTACATAATCTCCAAGCGGTGTCCCTTGTAATGCATCTCCATCATCAAATAGGACAGAGTTCTTCACTTCTTCACGTGCTTTATTAACGAGTGTTGCCGTTTGTACGAGACCTACTTTATTATCTGTTTTCGTTTGATAATAATCGTAATTCATTAAGTTAACGTGAATATCTGATGTTTCTAGAATTCGTAAGTTAACTGTACTCTCCCCAGTGTTCTCATCTGCATGAGCTGTTGCTGGCATTACTTGCGGTGCCATTACACCAATCGCAAGAGTTGCTCCAGCTAGCATTTTTTTTGACTTTTTCACAAAAAATCCCCCTTATACAATTACCAGAAATAATGAAATGAATCCCTATCTGTCTCTAACCACATACCTTTTTTCTTCTATTAGAGACACAATTTTCATTTCACCCTGCGCTAACGAGTAGTCCCCTTAAACGCCCGATTGATGAAGACTATTAATTAAAAGGAAATAAAGCTCCCACTAGTTAAAGTTTCACCTTATCTGACATTATCATATATAAAGTTCTTTCCTATCGTCAATATTTTTTGACAAACTTCAACAAATTTTCTGTAAAGTTATTATAAACTTTTCATAAACATATAATATGCCCTTACATTGCTAATACTGCTGAATATGATACAATTACCAATTACAAGGAGGATGAATTTATGAAAAAAGTCATCTTAACAATTGTTTGTCTCCTCCTTCTGATCATTTCTTATTCTTATTTTGAAAAGAACGACGAGACAAAACAAAATGAATCTGAAGAAAAAACAGAAAAAACATCTGCCCCAAATTGGATTGATAAGCAAACAAACGAATCTTTTTATCATCTTGTATTAGGTGATTCACTCGCTAAAGGATACGGATCGACACAAGGTGGATTTGCTGAATTAGCTTCTAAGCAAATAGAAGCACAAATTCATAAACCAATTACAGTAGAAAACCTTGGGGTAAACGGTCTTACAACAGATCGTCTCGCTAAAAAAGTTCAATCAGAAGATGTAAAGGAAAAAATTAGAGCAGCAAATATAATTACAATTAATATTGGAGGAAATAATTTATTTCGTTTAAATCGTGATGTTGGTGTTATAGATGGTATAAAAATGTTAAATAAAGAAAAAGCTCATTTTGAAGCGGATATAAAAAGTATTGTAAAGACAGTTCGAGATCAAAATCCGGATGCTTTACTCATTCTCTCAGAACTCTATAACCCATTACAACTCGATGACTCCATCGCAAGTTATGCAGATATGTTTTTAGATGGCTGGAATGAATCTGTTTATTCCATTTCCAAAACAAATCAACCATCTATCGTTTTACCAATTCGCAAATTAATATCGAATGATAAAAAAGAGTTATTATTTGACCAAGTACACCCAAATGATAACGGCTATGCAATTATTGCCAATACATTTACAAAGCAAGTGTTATCCTACAAATATTAAAGCGACCATGAAACAATTCTATTTTTATAACATGTCTTTTTTGTTACAATGATAGTGGAAGGGGGCCTTTATATGGAATCACGCGAGTGGGAACGTATTGTTGATCATCTTCTTTCGCTAGTGCCTCTTTTTTATCGCAAATTTATGCTTCCTGGAGAATTTTCTTCTCAAAGACATATGCCGCCATCACATACACAAGTATTACTGCTTTTGCATGAAAACGGCACATTAGCAGTTTCCGAAATCGGCAAGCGGCTAGCGATTTCACGGCCTAACATGACACCTCTATTAAACAAACTTATTCAAGAAGAACTAATAGAGCGTCATTATAGCGAAAAAGATCGACGGGTCATTTTAATTTCTCTAACAGCTGAAGGGAAATTATTAGTAAATCAGTATCAGCAATTCATTTTAGACAAACTAAAAGAAAATTTCCAAACATTATCTGAGGAAGAGCGCGAAAAGCTCATTCATTCTCTTCAAACCATTCAAAATTTAATTTTGAAAACAAACGTATAAAGCTGCTTCTAAATAGAAGCAGCTTTATGATTCGTAATAATTACCATAGTACACATTGGAATATGGCCATGTTGTTAAATATGGTTTTTTTTCCTGTGTAGGCTGTTGTTGTGGTAATTGTGGTATTTGTGATAATTGCTGTAATTGTTGTTGCCGATATAATTCGTATTGTCTACTCGTATCATAAACCGGATAATAATTTACATATGGATATACTTGAGGTACGTAATAATAATACATTATCCTCTCCTCCTTTTTCTTAAACATATTCAAAGGAGAAAATGGATGTGACATTGTTTATAATTGCACAAGTGGTTCTCTCACTCGTTTCTTCCTTTTCTTCAAGCGTAACTTACGGTTCTTTTCGTATAAATAATGCACAACGAAATACGAAATGAGACCAAACACAACTCCTAAAATCGTCATTCCAATTAATACATACACTTCACTTTGTAATAAGCTCTTTAATATCGTAAAAATGTGACTTGAAAACAAGTCCGATATCGTAAATGGTTCATGATGAATTTTCTGTACATGAAATGGATAAATCATTTTTCCTAGCGCATACGCAAGCGGAAATAAAAATACTGGGAGAAACGATATTTTCCCAATAATATTGCCAATAACTGCCGCAGGAAAAGATCCCTTTGCTAACCTGACGATTGGATAAAATATTACATATACGAGCGATGCCGTATAAATGACTAACATTTCTAAGCCGAATCCTATAGCAAACCCTAACGATACTTTCTTTGCGCCTTCTGGCGATCGAAGCAACTTATAATATTGAAACTTTAATATTCTCCACATCCGCTGAAAAAACGAATATGTTTTCTTAGTTGTTTTCACCCTCATCATCTCTTTAACTATATTTTTATATGTAGTATGTCCTTACACACTCTGAAAAACAAATTTAGTTTTCTCTTTTATTATAAATGATATCGAAATGGTTAACTAAATATACATATGACATTTTAATATAAAAAAACCTCCCTTTTAGGAAGGCTCTTCTACATTTTTAAATAAACTCACTAATAACGCTTTTTGAGCATGCAATCGATTACCAGCTTGCTCAAAGACGATAGACTGCGGTCCATCTATAATTTTTCCTGTTACTTCTTCTTCACGATGGGCAGGTAAACAGTGTAAGAAACGATATGTTTGCTTCGCATGCTTAACAAGTTCGTTATTGATTTGGTAAGGTTGAAATAAAGAATATTTCTCTTCTTCGCCCTCTTGCCCCATGCTCATCCAAACGTCAGTATAAATGAAATCAGCTTCATTCACCGCTAATTCAGGATCATGCAAAACTTCAATTTCAGCTCCTGTTTCCTTGGCAATCGCTAACGCTTTTTTTACAATCTCTTCATTCGGTTCATATCCTACAGGCGTTGCAACAGTCATATGCATTCCGACTTTTGCACTCGCTAGCAACAATGAATGACATACATTATTTCCGTCACCTACGTAAGCCAATTTTATTCCTTTAAATGTATTTGTTTCTTCATATATTGTCATGAGGTCTGCCAATGCTTGACAAGGATGATGATCATCCGTTAAACCGTTAATAACAGGAATACTCGATTCTTTTGCAAGCTCTTCTACATCCGCGTGCGAGAATGTACGTATCATAATCCCGTCAATATACTGCGATAATACTTTCGCAGTATCTGAAACAGTTTCTCCTCTTCCCATTTGCATCTCTTTTCCACTTAAAAACATACCATGTCCCCCGAGTTGTACCATTCCCGCTTCAAAAGATACACGAGTACGAGTTGAATGCTTATCAAAAATAAGCCCTAATATTTTGCCTTGTAATAAAGGCTCTTGCTTATTCTTTTTTAAATATATAGCGAACTCAATTAAAGAAATAATTTCTTCTTTCGTTAATTCTTCTAGTGTTAAAAGATCTTTCGTATTTAATTTCGGTACTTGTACAGTTGACATGAAACTTCCCCCTTATATGATTGATACGTTTTTTGTACAAACTACTTTTTTTATTATATATACTGCCTGTTCTAACTCTTCATTCGTGACAATGAGTGGCGGTAATAGTCTTATAACATTAGGGCCTGCTTGTAATACGAGAAGTCCTTCGTTTTCTAGTTGTTCTATAAAACTTGCAACTTCATGCTTACACTCAATCCCAATCATAAGCCCTTTACCACGTATATTTTGAATACATTCGACATGCTGTAATTCCTCTTGCAACTTCTCTAATACGTACTCGCCTTTTTCTTGTACTTCTTTTAAAAACGATGGTTTTTTACTCACTTGCAATACTTCTTTCGCTGCAGCCATCGCGATGTAATTCCCGCCAAAAGTTGAACCGTGCGATCCTGCAGTAAACGACGTTCCGAGCTCTTTCCCGCCAATCATCGCTCCGACAGGAATCCCATTCCCAAGTGCCTTTGCAACGGTAACGATATCAGGCTCTATTCCCACTTGTTCATAAGCGAATAGTGTTCCAGTTCTTCCTATCCCCGTTTGTACTTCGTCTATAATAAATAAGGAACCGAACTTATTACATAATGTTTCAATCTCTTTCAAAAAAGATAGATCAACAGGTATTACTCCTCCCTCTCCTTGAACTACTTCTACCATTACCGCCGCAACTTCTTCATTCATTACTTCCTCTAATGCTTTAATATCGTTAAAAGGGATATGTAAAAAAGATGGAAGTAATGGACCAAATCCTTCTTTTACCTTATCTTGGCCTGTTGCACTCATCGTTCCAAATGTTCTACCGTGAAAAGACTGCTGGCATGTTACGACGAGAGATTTTCCAGTATGCTTACGTGCTAACTTTAAAGCCGCTTCATTTGCCTCTGCCCCACTATTACAGAAAAACACATAATCTAATGCTCTATTTTCTGTTAATAATGACGCAACTTCTTCTTGTAAGCTGTTTGTAAACAGGTTAGATATATGCCATATATCATCAAGTTGCTCTTGTACACCTTTGAGAACAGTAGGGTGACAATGTCCTAAATTACATACGCCAATTCCTGATGTAAAATCTAAATATTCCTTACCTTTATTATCAATAACTTTCGTTCCAGTTCCCTTTACAAACTCAATAGTTCTTCTGCCATACGTTTGAAAAAGATGACTCGTCATGCAATACTCACACCTTTCGTTACCGTCGTTCCAATACACTCTCCCGTAACCTCAGTAAAATCTTTTGTACCATTCACAATACTTATCTTTTGCACTCCCATTTTTAATGATGCTAGTGCCGCCTGTACTTTTGGAATCATCCCACCTGTAATAACACCTGTTTCTATAAAAGTTGCAATTTCAGATTCATCCGTTTCCTTTACCAAATTCCCTTCATGTAATATTCCATCTACATCCGTAATAAAAACAAGCTCTTTTGCTCCTAACGCGGCCGCAATCCCAGCCGCAGCATTGTCCGCATTTATGTTATAAATTTCATTACCATTTACCCCGATTGGAGCAATAACAGGAATATACTCCATATTTATTAATCCTTTTAATAAAGCTGTTTCTACATAACTTACTTCCCCTACATATCCTATCTCTTCGCTGACAGGTTGAATTTGAAGTAAATTGCCGTCACACCCTGAACAACCTACCGCAAGTAAATTATGCTTTTGTAAATTCATTACGAGTTTTTTATTCGTACTTCCGCATAGCACCATTTGAACAACATCCATAACTTCTTTTGGTGTTATCCGTAATCCATCTCTTTTTTCTACGTTGATGTTACAATCTTTTAATTTGGCATCAATTTCTGGTCCACCACCATGAACAATCACTACTTTATACTTCTGCTGTAATTTCTTTATACATTCAAAAAACACATCATTTAATTGATTCAACATACTACCGCCGCATTTCACTACAATATAATCGCTCATCTTCTCTCTCCTTATGTACGATAACAAGCATTTATTTTCACATATTCATAGCTTAAGTCACAGCCCCAAGCTGATCCTGTCTCTTCACCTAAGTGTAAGTACACATTAATGACTATTTCATCTTCTTGTAACCTCTCTTTCATTTTTTCTTCAGAAAATGTTTGAGGCTCACTATTTTTTAATACCGATATAGATTGAAGAGTAATGTCAATTGTGTTCGGATTAATAGCTACTTCACTTTGTCCAATACTGCTAATAATTCGCCCCCAGTTTGGGTCTTCACCATGTATTGCTGTTTTCACAAGACTCGAACCGACTATTTGCTTTGCAATTTTTTTTGCCTCTTCATTCGTTTGAGCTCCTAGCACATTTACTTCTATTAACTTCGTAGCGCCTTCACCATCTTGCGCAATTTTTTTCGCTAAATCTTCACATACCTTCTGTAAAGCACCTACGAAAGTTTCCCAATCTGTATGTTCCATATTTATCGGCCTTGTTTCTGATAATCCACTTGCCATAACGATGACCATATCATTCGTAGAAGTATCTCCATCCACCGTAATTTGATTAAATGTATGATTCGTTATTTG
This DNA window, taken from Bacillus cereus ATCC 14579, encodes the following:
- the nhaC gene encoding Na+/H+ antiporter NhaC, yielding MVSKIESVLLTIFIFFCIGFSVIQLEVSPHIPILFGIVLLLAFGFLKKISWSTMEKGMISSISAGIPSIFIFLLVGVLISVWIAAGTIPTLMVYGFQLVSPKIFVPTVFVVCAIVGTSIGSAFTTAATVGLAFMGMGTALGYDPALIAGAIISGAFFGDKMSPLSDTTNLAPAVTGVDLFEHIRNMLWTTVPAFIIAFIAFFILGSGSGGNVDFSAFINTLEKNATISIVTLIPILLLFLFAFKKVPAVPTLLAGIVVGIIILFIFKPSTSLADLIKIMQDGYVSKTGIQDIDSLLSRGGLQSMMMSIALIFLALCMGGLLQGMGIIAQLMNIISSFVKTSTRLIISTASTAIGVNFLLGEQYLSIVLTGQAFANKYDEVGLERRNLSRVLEDAGTVINPLVPWGVSGVFLTNVLSVPTFDYLPYAIFCLACPVVTIIVGFTGFGLSWKKEKAVPVS
- a CDS encoding GDSL-type esterase/lipase family protein, producing the protein MKKVILTIVCLLLLIISYSYFEKNDETKQNESEEKTEKTSAPNWIDKQTNESFYHLVLGDSLAKGYGSTQGGFAELASKQIEAQIHKPITVENLGVNGLTTDRLAKKVQSEDVKEKIRAANIITINIGGNNLFRLNRDVGVIDGIKMLNKEKAHFEADIKSIVKTVRDQNPDALLILSELYNPLQLDDSIASYADMFLDGWNESVYSISKTNQPSIVLPIRKLISNDKKELLFDQVHPNDNGYAIIANTFTKQVLSYKY
- a CDS encoding MarR family winged helix-turn-helix transcriptional regulator, whose amino-acid sequence is MESREWERIVDHLLSLVPLFYRKFMLPGEFSSQRHMPPSHTQVLLLLHENGTLAVSEIGKRLAISRPNMTPLLNKLIQEELIERHYSEKDRRVILISLTAEGKLLVNQYQQFILDKLKENFQTLSEEEREKLIHSLQTIQNLILKTNV
- a CDS encoding DUF2062 domain-containing protein, yielding MMRVKTTKKTYSFFQRMWRILKFQYYKLLRSPEGAKKVSLGFAIGFGLEMLVIYTASLVYVIFYPIVRLAKGSFPAAVIGNIIGKISFLPVFLFPLAYALGKMIYPFHVQKIHHEPFTISDLFSSHIFTILKSLLQSEVYVLIGMTILGVVFGLISYFVVHYLYEKNRKLRLKKRKKRVREPLVQL
- the argF gene encoding ornithine carbamoyltransferase, with the translated sequence MSTVQVPKLNTKDLLTLEELTKEEIISLIEFAIYLKKNKQEPLLQGKILGLIFDKHSTRTRVSFEAGMVQLGGHGMFLSGKEMQMGRGETVSDTAKVLSQYIDGIMIRTFSHADVEELAKESSIPVINGLTDDHHPCQALADLMTIYEETNTFKGIKLAYVGDGNNVCHSLLLASAKVGMHMTVATPVGYEPNEEIVKKALAIAKETGAEIEVLHDPELAVNEADFIYTDVWMSMGQEGEEEKYSLFQPYQINNELVKHAKQTYRFLHCLPAHREEEVTGKIIDGPQSIVFEQAGNRLHAQKALLVSLFKNVEEPS
- a CDS encoding acetylornithine transaminase, with protein sequence MTSHLFQTYGRRTIEFVKGTGTKVIDNKGKEYLDFTSGIGVCNLGHCHPTVLKGVQEQLDDIWHISNLFTNSLQEEVASLLTENRALDYVFFCNSGAEANEAALKLARKHTGKSLVVTCQQSFHGRTFGTMSATGQDKVKEGFGPLLPSFLHIPFNDIKALEEVMNEEVAAVMVEVVQGEGGVIPVDLSFLKEIETLCNKFGSLFIIDEVQTGIGRTGTLFAYEQVGIEPDIVTVAKALGNGIPVGAMIGGKELGTSFTAGSHGSTFGGNYIAMAAAKEVLQVSKKPSFLKEVQEKGEYVLEKLQEELQHVECIQNIRGKGLMIGIECKHEVASFIEQLENEGLLVLQAGPNVIRLLPPLIVTNEELEQAVYIIKKVVCTKNVSII
- the argB gene encoding acetylglutamate kinase; amino-acid sequence: MSDYIVVKCGGSMLNQLNDVFFECIKKLQQKYKVVIVHGGGPEIDAKLKDCNINVEKRDGLRITPKEVMDVVQMVLCGSTNKKLVMNLQKHNLLAVGCSGCDGNLLQIQPVSEEIGYVGEVSYVETALLKGLINMEYIPVIAPIGVNGNEIYNINADNAAAGIAAALGAKELVFITDVDGILHEGNLVKETDESEIATFIETGVITGGMIPKVQAALASLKMGVQKISIVNGTKDFTEVTGECIGTTVTKGVSIA